Proteins from one Burkholderia oklahomensis C6786 genomic window:
- the tnpA gene encoding IS66-like element accessory protein TnpA, translating into MTTDTIDLDFLPLKVMHVSARGKRSFDPDGKRRLVEACLQPGASLSGLALKAGVNANQLRKWVEMYRKASIVAGQPRTMETEPSAFVPVVSIGNAMVKSAQPTESLPTRRDSPPALKSAPPQARLSVRLPNGVVMDLECSAQDTPLVKAMIAALGAR; encoded by the coding sequence ATGACAACTGACACGATTGACCTTGATTTCCTGCCCCTGAAGGTGATGCACGTTTCCGCGCGCGGCAAACGGTCGTTCGACCCTGATGGGAAACGCCGTCTGGTCGAGGCATGCTTGCAACCCGGTGCGTCACTATCTGGTCTGGCGCTCAAGGCCGGGGTGAACGCGAACCAACTGCGCAAATGGGTCGAGATGTACCGCAAGGCAAGCATCGTTGCCGGACAGCCGCGGACGATGGAAACCGAGCCTTCCGCGTTTGTTCCCGTCGTGTCGATTGGGAACGCAATGGTGAAGTCAGCACAGCCTACGGAATCATTGCCGACTCGTCGTGACTCTCCTCCGGCACTGAAGTCAGCGCCGCCGCAAGCGCGCCTGTCGGTCCGATTGCCCAACGGTGTCGTGATGGATCTGGAATGCTCGGCGCAGGATACGCCACTCGTTAAAGCGATGATCGCCGCGCTGGGAGCGCGTTGA